A single Anopheles funestus chromosome 2RL, idAnoFuneDA-416_04, whole genome shotgun sequence DNA region contains:
- the LOC125760421 gene encoding erythroid differentiation-related factor 1, with the protein MDDTEIQLCPRITTVSKDGHAEDPGQQVKSNAIVRFSIVQSTVPFGRLKCNTNLNMPPSNWLSNSANSYGLGQFLSHQAGFSSFRMANMFPDCVGGVDVVSDAENIKRLLKLPYSRKSVISMIVHRIENTLLIDEFDVAKYLLLQEEADWHWLRSFIYENILKSLNDSERKLFLHPKTREAFQQKYLTSKFLYHSLQSGKQNEEGRSDDVILNDCAPYTPLPLAGPVLPEPTKEEHFPDAQQTNHMFNRNVIWTFEDIRMLIGTDMPIFGGANRPCISLRLRDESKPINVLTGIDYWLDNLMSNVPEVVMCYHLDGIVQRYELIKTEDLPRLENSEFSPQLIRNVAQNILAFLKANVTKAGHTYWLFKARNDDVVKLYDLTTLCKAHGGDSATEDETDATSKEKLPPKESAQTGGEAAEDNCPTSRPSSGQNPFTVPVAMLLYTVARNMKNSIESGNLSASKAGAIRTLLNNCIKLLPKEKYPQIVTSSHYILSDLHIPADTDPGSPKFNTTLEDEDDEAAYLCGERNSTPSESGLDETEDEAPTVDEQGEQQEPTGNGTKLEAAIKSIKDTLKEYKVEERLGKHHNSRPAPLLCETTERCIIALQHIVDGLQCLQYFDSYEEQKQREKEKQAERQKIVHEESHPNMAKSDNPIPLPYQPLRPEARPVDPEKIIPMGWKQTGEARVQEEKDSEARKAGKKRAKGKHVEKQHKSTNSKQVEGGDRTQEVDPRALLLKGQIGVIKSWNVHLKILLFEKACLVYATMAEQDYAKQRYGATLRYLYSAIRCQQVVTKYISCVSSQRSLLLGRAGDCFFQLVKDWNRIGEHLGQFSEEHHLDQLIMEELVKDIGSEVENTLPVPTENMEQLMITSCSCYETAIGGASIDSQEELRRRLGSVRNELGVKYMHWAQEEYQKYWDVENPDAEATESKEPLYQLLTKKSYDSLKKGVTLFEEVDDTTNLAFLLCNMGRFMRFRAHIHLVGERPNNVNVQKKFYHEAFGYYQHALSTLGTRKENPELWSLVTWELSTATFNLAKQLQDHNVISVDEQGGQTQSQEEIEQEVVDMLQRALKLCDQDNSGPKQVLYSFRAGLIHHRIASYHHMSYRYTVDEHRRKTCLRLTKLHYEKASSIFENLSEPQEFLQIQMERIALQEYQCEQAMTSTAKTHHLLVALALCKQAYPLIQHIASVKPHAFDDSLSDMSSAGTSDRAGGYEELQKLLMLFEKRLQVILLTLTKLSLQGTGNFKEQAASHYKALYALALQKRPTMLAEDTSKFKGDETGTLIKEYALHLSNVLRQVCDLNRQHEAASR; encoded by the exons ATGGATGACACAGAAATACAACTGTGCCCGCGCATCACCACGGTATCGAAGGATGGCCATGCGGAAGACCCCGGCCAGCAAGTGAAATCGAACGCAATCGTGCGGTTTTCGATTGTGCAGAGTACGGTACCCTTCGGCCGTTTAAAGTGCAACACCAATCTCAATATGCCTCCCTCTAACTGGTTAAGCAATTCCGCGAACTCTTACGGGCTGGGACAATTCCTATCACATCAGGCAGGTTTCAGCAGCTTCCGTATGGCTAACATGTTTCCCGATTGCGTTGGAGGAGTGGATGTAGTTTCAGATGCAGAAAACATTAAGCGATTGCTCAAACTGCCGTATTCACGCAAAAGCGTTATCTCAATGATTGTGCATCGCATCGAAAATACGCTGCTGATCGATGAATTTGACGTAGCCAAGTATCTATTATTACAAGAGGAAGCTGATTGGCATTGGTTACGTTCATTCATTTACGAAAACATTCTGAAAAGTCTGAACGATAGCGAGCGCAAATTATTCCTTCATCCAAAAACTCGGGAAGCATTTCAACAGAAGTATCTTACCTCGAAGTTTTTATATCACAGTCTTCAGTCAGGAAAGCAGAACGAAGAAGGGAGAAGCGATGATGTGATTCTAAACGATTGTGCACCGTATACACCACTGCCACTTGCAGGGCCAGTGTTGCCGGAACCAACGAAAGAAGAACATTTTCCCGATGCCCAGCAAACGAATCATATGTTCAATCGCAACGTAATTTGGACATTCGAGGATATACGCATGTTGATTGGTACGGATATGCCCATCTTTGGTGGAGCGAATCGACCATGCATTAGCTTACGGTTACGAGACGAATCAAAGCCGATCAACGTACTGACGGGAATCGATTACTGGTTGGATAACTTGATGTCTAATGTACCAGAGGTGGTCATGTGCTACCATTTAGACGGGATTGTGCAACGTTACGAGTTAATCAAAACGGAAGATCTGCCCAGGTTGGAAAATTCTGAATTTTCTCCACAGCTTATACGCAATGTAGCACAAAACATTTTAGCCTTTTTGAAGGCAAACGTTACAAAGGCAGGACACACTTATTGGCTGTTTAAAGCGCGCAATGATGATGTCGTAAAGCTGTACGATTTAACCACGCTTTGTAAAGCACATGGTGGAGATTCCGCGACAGAAGATGAGACTGATGCAACGTCAAAGGAGAAATTACCTCCAAAGGAAAGTGCTCAAACTGGAGGTGAGGCAGCGGAAGACAATTGTCCCACAAGTAGACCCTCGAGTGGGCAGAATCCTTTCACCGTGCCAGTAGCGATGTTACTTTACACCGTAGcaagaaacatgaaaaattccATTGAAAGTGGAAATTTATCGGCATCGAAGGCGGGAGCTATTCGTACACTGCTAAACAACTGCATCAAACTACTTCCCAAAGAAAAATATCCCCAAATTGTAACATCCTCCCATTATATTCTTTCTGATCTGCATATTCCTGCCGATACGGATCCAG GTTCACCCAAATTCAACACGACGCTTGAGGACGAGGACGATGAAGCTGCATATCTATGTGGAGAACGTAATTCCACACCGTCAGAGAGCGGGTTGGATGAGACGGAAGACGAGGCACCCACGGTTGATGAGCAGGGAGAGCAACAAGAGCCAACAGGGAATGGAACAAAGCTGGAGGCTGCAATCAAAAGCATCAAAGATACTCTTAAAGAGTATAAGGTAGAGGAGCGGTTGGGCAAACATCACAACTCTCGCCCTGCGCCATTGCTTTGCGAAACCACGGAACGATGTATTATTGCattgcagcacatcgtcgaTGGATTACAATGCTTGCAGTATTTCGACAGCTATGAGGAGCAGAAGCAACGCGAGAAGGAAAAGCAAGCCGAGCGACAGAAGATCGTACACGAGGAGTCACATCCGAACATGGCGAAATCGGATAACCCTATCCCTCTGCCGTATCAGCCGCTCCGCCCCGAAGCGCGTCCAGTCGATCCAGAGAAGATTATCCCGATGGGTTGGAAACAAACTGGAGAGGCACGTGTGCAGGAAGAGAAAGACTCAGAAGCGAGAAAAGCTGGTAAAAAGCGCGCGAAAGGCAAACACGTGGAAAAGCAACATAAATCGACCAACAGTAAGCAAGTCGAAGGGGGAGATCGCACACAAGAAGTTGATCCACGGGCACTCTTACTTAAAGGGCAGATTGGTGTGATCAAATCGTGGAACGTTCACTTGAAGATTCTGTTGTTTGAGAAAGCCTGTCTAGTTTATGCTACCATGGCTGAGCAGGATTACGCAAAGCAACGATACGGTGCCACTCTTCGGTATCTGTATTCGGCTATCCGTTGTCAGCAGGTTGTAACGAAGTATATCTCCTGTGTTTCCTCACAACGCAGCCTGCTGTTGGGACGCGCTGGCGATTGTTTCTTTCAATTGGTCAAAGATTGGAATCGCATCGGCGAACATCTGGGACAGTTCTCCGAAGAGCATCACCTCGATCAGTTGATAATGGAGGAACTCGTGAAGGATATTGGCAGCGAGGTGGAAAACACACTTCCGGTTCCAACGGAAAACATGGAACAGTTGATGATTACTAGCTGCAGTTGTTATGAGACGGCTATCGGTGGAGCGTCAATCGACTCACAGGAAGAATTACGACGTCGCCTTGGAAGTGTTCGGAATGAGTTAGGTGTGAAGTACATGCACTGGGCACAGGAAGAGTATCAAAAGTATTGGGACGTGGAAAACCCGGATGCTGAGGCAACAGAGTCGAAGGAACCGTTGTATCAACTGTTAACGAAAAAATCATATGATTCACTTAAGAAAGGTGTCACATTGTTTGAAGAAGTTGACGACACGACGAACCTCGCTTTTCTGCTTTGTAACATGGGACGGTTTATGCGTTTTCGGGCTCATATCCATTTGGTGGGCGAACG CCCAAACAATGTGAATGTTCAGAAAAAGTTCTACCACGAAGCCTTTGGCTACTACCAGCATGCTCTAAGTACACTTGGCACACGAAAGGAAAATCCGGAACTGTGGTCACTCGTCACATGGGAGCTATCGACCGCCACATTTAACTTAGCAAAACAACTCCAAGATCACAACGTGATTTCAGTAGACGAACAAGGAGGACAAACACAATCACAGGAAGAAATCGAACAGGAAGTAGTCGATATGCTTCAGCGGGCGCTAAAATTGTGCGATCAAGACAACAGTGGACCGAAACAGGTGTTGTACTCCTTCCGAGCTGGGCTCATACACCACAG GATTGCATCGTATCATCACATGTCTTATCGCTATACGGTGGACGAACATCGTCGCAAAACGTGCTTGCGACTCACAAAACTGCACTACGAAAAGGCGTCGAGTATTTTCGAAAACCTCTCGGAACCTCAAGAATTTTTACAGATCCAAATGGAACGTATCGCTCTACAAGAGTACCAGTGCGAACAGGCTATGACATCGACCGCTAAAACGCATCATCTGTTAGTTGCTTTGGCCCTGTGCAAGCAAGCATATCCTCTAATACAGCATATTGCCAGTGTGAAGCCGCATGCTTTTGACGATTCACTGAGCGACATGTCGTCCGCTGGAACCAGTGACAGAGCTGGTGGTTATGAGGAGCTTCAGAAACTTTTGATGCTATTTGAAAAACGGCTTCAAGTGATACTGCTAACACTCACGAAGCTTTCGCTACAAGGTACGGGAAACTTTAAGGAACAGGCAGCCAGCCATTATAAAGCCTTATACGCGTTAGCATTGCAGAAACGTCCAACCATGCTAGCGGAAGATACTTCGAAATTCAAGGGTGATGAGACAGGCACATTGATTAAAGAGTATGCCTTGCATCTGTCTAACGTTTTGCGTCAAGTATGTGATCTGAATCGCCAACATGAGGCAGCGTCGCGATAA
- the LOC125760445 gene encoding peroxiredoxin-5, mitochondrial: MHSFVRSSCAFVKKSFVLSQCGRTVLLNAAATFHSSKMVQIKEGDKIPSIDLFEDSPANKVNIADLCSGKRVILFAVPGAFTPGCSKTHLPGYVDKAGDLKSNGAAEIVCVSVNDPFVMSAWGKQHNASGKVRMLADPAAIFTKALELGADLPPLGGLRSKRYSMVLEDGVVKSLNVEPDGTGLSCSLADKIKL; the protein is encoded by the exons ATGCATTCGTTCGTGCGTTCATCGTGTGCCTTCGTCAAAAAATCCTTTGTGCTGAGCCAGTGCGGACGTACCGTGTTGTTGAACGCTGCTGCTACATTCCACTCATCGAAGATGGTGCAAATTAAG GAAGGAGATAAGATACCCTCAATCGACCTGTTTGAGGATTCTCCCGCCAATAAGGTAAACATTGCGGATCTGTGCTCTGGCAAGAGGGTGATCCTGTTTGCCGTCCCCGGAGCCTTCACACCAGGCTGTTCCAAGACTCACTTGCCCGGATATGTTGACAAAGCTGGAGATCTGAAATCAAACGGAGCCGCCGAAATCGTGTGTGTATCCGTGAACGATCCGTTCGTAATGTCGGCTTGGGGCAAACAGCACAACGCCAGCGGCAAGGTGCGCATGCTGGCCGATCCGGCTGCGATATTCACGAAGGCGCTCGAGCTTGGAGCCGATCTGCCACCACTGGGTGGACTACGATCAAAACGCTACTCGATGGTGCTGGAGGATGGTGTGGTGAAGTCGCTTAATGTCGAGCCGGATGGTACCGGTCTCTCCTGTTCGCTGGCTGACAAGATCAAGCTGTAA
- the LOC125764400 gene encoding DNA polymerase zeta subunit 2 has translation MSSATEKREIDVIVEMMEIYINSILYKRKLYPEAIFRIRKAYNIPVYISIYTALNDYIAQTLKAARELIRNGKMRRLEVIIFKEQENPMESYVFDLNYGTFVSENDENMSAFEEELRKSLLSLDARMKDLKSVSQIADIKFKIMLHTTKLAYVKIGNDPRLQSFPFVQEVAVHEVDEKCKIELLPVLQTSRVGINVFVEEYSAT, from the exons ATGTCGTCTGCTACTGAAAAACGAG AGATCGACGTCATAGTTGAGATGATGGAAATATACATCAATTCAATCTTGTACAAGCGCAAGCTCTATCCGGAGGCAATATTTCGTATCCGCAAGGCGTACAACATACCCGTGTACATTTCAATCTACACAGCTCTGAACGATTACATCGCACAGACATTGAAAGCCGCGCGGGAGTTGATACGAAATGGCAAAATGCGTCGTCTAGAGGTTATCATTTTTAAGGAGCAAGAAAATCCAATGGAAAGCTACGTGTTCGATCTGAATTACGGAACGTTTGTATCggaaaacgatgaaaatatGAGCGCTTTCGAAGAGGAGCTTCGTAAATCGTTGCTCTCGTTAGACGCGCGAATGAAGGACTTAAAAAGTGTGTCGCAAATTGCGGACATCaagtttaaaataatgctGCATACAACGAAACTAGCGTATGTAAAGATAGGAAACGATCCCCGTTTGCAGAGTTTCCCATTTGTTCAGGAGGTGGCAGTTCATGAAGTGgatgaaaaatgcaaaattgagcTTCTGCCGGTATTACAAACTTCACGTGTTGGTATTAATGTGTTCGTTGAGGAGTACAGTGCTACATAA